In the genome of Passer domesticus isolate bPasDom1 chromosome 2, bPasDom1.hap1, whole genome shotgun sequence, the window TCCACTGAGAGAGTCAGGACACACATTAAGAAACACCCACTATGAAAAAGTTGCAAGTCTTTAAAAATAGCAGCGCTttgcctcctccctcccctttccCCTACTCACCCTCCTCCCCAATTTCAAAATACATCTTCCCCAGGCCTTGGTCTGGAATGGCAGTTTCTGTGAACAGACCATACCCGACCGTATGATTAGCCATTACTATTATCATCACCTATTATGCTGTACTCTACATTAAGATGCAAATCCAACAGATGTGGTCCAACTAAGTTATTTACAAGGGTTTCCCTTTCAGACGTCCAAGCCAAAGCTACAACCAGTTCTGCGATATAATTACAGCTTCTCTCCACGGGCAGTAACAGACCTCTGTCTGCGATGGTCTGGCCAGCGGCATTTTCTCATCTACGCTCTGGTTCAAACGGTTGCTATGATTTCAAATGGTGCATCTACCCTTATTTTAGCGCGACTGGCTGCGTTTCAGCTGCCGACATCTGACTGATTGATGCACATCTAAACAACGCAGCGATTATAAAAACACACTGGCAGTAGGCACCGGTGTTTCACCACCGTGGGCTCGCTCCTAACAGAGCGGCTGGCAACGAGACCGTGGGAAATTTAAGAGAAACACCAGCACACATGAGGCCTAACACTCACAGCCGTCACTTCCACCGAGAAAAGAGGCTGGCGTCCTGCACTTTTAAGAGTGGGAAGTTCATGGAAATACCTATGCAGGTATCTATATGAACAGGCAGATCTCTCGCCTGCCGCACGAAAGCATCCAGGTGCTTCCCCTGCGCATCGGCCACAGCACGTCCACCAAGAAAGTGCACTCGAGGGCTGGCTGACCCGATGCACCACCGGGGCAACTGCTTTTCCGCCCCCACGGTTCCAGCCTCCGGCCAGATTCTCCACCGTATTCCATACGGGAGCACCCCAAACTCCCCGCACACGCAACTGGGGGGAGGCGAGCGGCGGAAGCCACCGGAGCCCCCGGCCCCTGCCCCCGCTCCGCCGCCCCCGGCCGGCGCCCGCCCACGGGgagcccggggctgcgggcgcgGCCcggagggggcggcgggctGGGGGCAAAGCCCTGCCGCCCGGGGCAGGCGGGCGAGGGAAGGGAGCCGCGGGGCAGGCACCTGAGCGGGCGtgggcagccccgggccggaGATCCGGGCACCGGGGCGGGGGAGGAGGGCACGGAGGGGGGCGGGAGGCCCGCAggccccggcggggcgggccgggccgcagGTGGGCGTCGGGCGCGGCCGCCGGAGGAGCGGCCGCCGGGCAAGTCACCTCTTGACGCGGATGATCTGGTCGCGCATGGGTCGGATGTCCTGGAAGCTCTGCTGGTTGACCAGGCTGTAGACGAGGATGAAGCCCTGCCCGTTCTTGATGTAGAGGTCCCGCATGGAGGCGAACTGCTCAGTGCCCGCCGTGTCCAGGATCTCCAGGACGGAGGGGGAGGCGTCCACCTCGATCTCCTTGCGGTAGAAGTCCTCGATGGTGGGGTCGTACTTCTCGATGAAGGTGCCGGTCACGAACTGCACCGTGAGCGCCGACTTCCCCACCCCGCCCgagcccagcaccaccaccttGTACTCGCGCATCCTCCCGCCAGCGCGGACCGCCCGCCCGACCCGCACCTGCCGACGGCCCCTCCTCACCCCCCCGCCATCGGCCGCCCCGCCCTGTGCCCGCCGCCGCAGCCGCctccgctccgctccccgcCCGGCGGATGCTCGGGGCCGCCGCGGCGGCTCCTGGGCGGCGCtgccggcggcggggccgcgctcaCGGGCTGCGGCGCGGCCGGGGTGGGGCGGCGGCCCCGCCTCCTCCTTCCCGTGTCGCCACGGCAACAGCCAACGGGGCGGGACGGGGGAAGAAAGagcggggaggaggaggaggaggaggaagaggcggGCGGGCACCGCCCCGTCACGTGGCGCGCCCCCCTTCCTGCCCCCGGGCGCGGCGGCCGCGCGTGAtgccggcgggcggcggcggcgctacCGTGGCTGCTCTTGCGGCTGCTCTTGCGGCTGCTGTCGCCCGcgtcccctcccctccccgcgTCCCCTGCCGTGCCGTCGCTCCGGGGACACAGCgtcccccggccccgccgcccgggcCGGCTCCGAGCGGGAAGGGGCGGGACGAGCCAATGGGAGCGCGGCCGGGCTCCCGCGGTTCCGCTTCCCGGGCGGCGGGAGGCGGCTCCGGCGCGGTAAGTTCGGGCCGCTCCGGACCTGGCTGCTTTCCGGCCGTGGGAGCCCCGCTGCTGCGTGTAGAAGCCAGCGGGATTCGTCACATCCATGGCAGTGATCCGGAGCGCTTTGGATGCCTTTGAACGCACTGCGGTCTGGGCCGTGCCTGCAAGGGGGCGGCCGGAGGTGTTTGCCGGCAGTGGTGCCTGCCTTCTCGCCCCCTTCTGATACAGGGAAGGGGCCAGAAAAAGTGGTGGTGCAGTTTGGGAAAGGTCAAAACAGTACAGAAAATGAAGATGATTGATGGGATGGAATTCACAGATCCTCCCAGGATCTGGTATCACTCCGGAAAGATTCTGTCCTGTATGCTTGCTTGTCTGCTACAAGACAGACTCCTTAAcgcttcttttttattttttttccctcagtcaTAATTGGCTAGAATTGTTTGATACAGGGAGTAAAGACTTTGTTTTCATTAGAGGGTCGAAGGTCAGCCAGAGCCCTTAGTCTGCTGTTCAGATGCTTTCTGAAAATGCTTTCTGGCTGTCGGAAATGAGCcctgtcctggtgctgtgtttcTTGTTGCGCTGTTCTTCCCGCTGCATTGTCATAGCTTCATGTGAAGTAAGGCCCAAGGTGTCGGCCTGCTTTCCAGGCAAGGCCGGTTCTGCTTCCCTTTTGGCTTGTTTTCATGTTTCCAAGCCTAACAGTGGCAGACGTATTAAGGGCTTTTTGGAGCACGTTGGTCCCTGTCCAGGTCTTTCAGTTAAATGCTTGCCAACTGCAGTATTTTAAGCTTTGCAGTGTTTTGCTTGGGTATTCTGTTTGGCTtttcttctgtgtgtttttaattcttttttgttttaattgcaaagcttcaaaacaaatttttcttAGTAGGATGTCGATAGCTTTGGTGCATTGAGGAGAAAGAAGATTATCTGCCAGCTTCTTGCAGTTCCCATGTCCAAAGCTGCCAAAGTAAACCGGAAACCACATGTATTTGAGTGATTTAAATATATCAGTACCAAAGAAGTAGACAACTTTTTACAGGACTGTCAGAATGCATTTGTAAATAATGCAGAGCCTGGTCAGAACTGAGTAATAGTTTCAATGAATGACCTAATTTCTATTGGTGACTTGAAACCTTCAAGTATTAGAAATGAGCCTACAAGAATGTGTCATATCACAAAATACAAGACACTGTACAGATTAATAACTATTGTACAGATTAAATAACTGTAACAAATTAACAGTAACAGAGTAATTAACTGTAACTAATGTACAGATTAATAACTATTTGTAGTGTGAATTCAGGAACCCTCCAGCAGAATAATGGGAAAATACCTGGATTTATTAGTCAACAATGAAAGCAGGCTGCCAATTTAATGTGGTTGTGAAAAAACTGTGACAGTGGTGTGCACACAGCCAAGCTTCTGGGTGACTGGTGAGACattactgtgtccagttctgatAAGTCACATCCAGGAAAGAGGAGTTTGTGCAGAAGTACTTCCGGGAGGGTTACTGGAGATGAAAACAAAGCTTATCTACAAGAGTGCACTGGGAATATTTGTTTGATTAACCTAGGAAAAGCAAATGCAGGGGAGGGTTATGAGTAACCAGTAAGGCAGGGTGGAATCAGGCTCAAGCAAATAGGCGTTTAACCTAATGAGCAGCACTGATGGAAGAACACGGATCTACGCTGATTATAACCTAGGTAGAAAACTAGGCCCTGTCTCAGTGCAGTGAGGGCTTTGTCTTCAATGAAGAACAGTGAAAATGGACTTATCTAACAGGCTTTACAATGTGTTGTGCATCAGAATAGGAAGATTATATGTAACTATACAAAACAGATTTAAGTGATCAGTGTTGGAGGGAGGAGTTTTGGGCCTCCCTGACTTATCCTGAGACCAGAGCAACCTCCTGGtgttcagcagaaaaaaagctgTCAACTGCTGCTTCCTGATGGGGAGGGTGGGAAGGCCACAGTTGAGAAAGAGGTGATAGGAATGCTCCCACCAAGGACATTTACACCAGGTGTTCAGTCTCTTAGATTTGATGGGCAGCAAAATGTTTACTTAATAAATGTAGAAACTGGAAATACAGAAGGATAGTGGATGTAGAGTATGGAGGATGTAAAAGAAATGTAGGATGGTCAACAGGACGAGGTGCTGGATGCTGTGACTGTTCCTGGGGATCTCCCCATAGCTGTTTTGAGGCTGAACATCTTGTCATTGCCCAGTGCTGTTTTTCTGAACTTCATTTTTGATTGTAATTCATCTGACAAGAGCAACAACACTGAAAATTCACCTAACAAGTGCTGGAGGCTCAGCCCTGAAAACAAATACAGTATCAGTTATGTGTAGTTATTTATAGTGAGTTGGAGAACATGGGGTCATTTAGGTACTGCCAGTCTGTTTTTATTGCATGTTGCTTATACTTCTGTTCTTCTTTACTgaagaacaggagaaaaaaaaataaggtagTAAATTGCAGGGAAAGAGAAACTTCCTGCCATAAAAGATTGAATTGGGCAAGGCTTGCCAAGCAAATATCTCAGCCCACAGCATGATTTCCCAGCGTGACTTCCTTTGTAGCTTCTCACAGGAGACTCGAGAGTCATCTAGTCCCCCTGTGCTGTACAGCTGGGCTTTTGCCGGCTTCCTAGGATTTAGAAACTTCAGTTTTATTGCTCACTTCTCAAGTCTTTTTATGTCTTGTATCGAGCTGTCTTATTTCAAGCTTCAGTGGCCTGCGGCTTACCGCCCTGTTTTATGGTAGCCTGGAGTTTCTCAATAAATATTGAATTTTTATCTTGTGCAGCAACCAACACACTggtttgtaatttttttgctAGTATTGTAGCCTCTGATTATGCATTAGGGTATGtatttaaaagaggaaaatggCTCTAATAtctatttccattttaaagCCAGGGTTTGCCAATTCTTCACTCTTAACAGTATCAGTTGCAAAGTGTACAATGTAGCAGCATGAAAGATGGGGGAATCCGTAGTTCCCTTCCTCTGAGAGCTGGTGATGGTCTTCTGGCACTGAAGTGCAAGAAAATGTGTGATAAAgctgtctgtgtctgtgctgcagactGTTCTGGTGCACATTTGTTTCCCATGGTCAAGTGTTCTTTTAAATGCTTATTAGTAGAACACAATTTCCTGTCCTTGCTTACAATCATGTCTTTGCACTCAGGCTGTCAATGCAGTTCCATCGTCACATGGATTTCTCCTAATTGTGTCTCATTGCTGTATTTAGGAAGTGTTGAGGATTAAGATTTTGCTTCATCTTTAATATTTCTTCCTAGATAAATTGTCTTGTTAGTAGTGTCCATAAAGTTGTTAGCAAATTGAGGATGCAACTAGTTGCAGTAAAAGGTGGCTGACTTGGCTTACCCTGTCCTTAGCATTTTAACACCTTACCAGGTTATCAGACTGGTAATTTCCCTTTCACACTGGCAGTAAAGTTGTCCCATTCTTTTAGTAAGTGCAAAATTATAAATGTTTGACACCTTTGTTCATGCTCTCTAGGTGAGAGCAGGAACTACCAGTACCTGTAAAGGTGAAGGAGGCTGGACCTCCTGTCATGTCTGGTGGCAGCTGGGGTTGCCcaagagctgcccatcagtgacAGCCAGCACCATCTCCAGCCTGCTGGAGGGACTAGGATTTGGGATTCAATTTACCATACTGGAAGAGCATGTTATGGAAGCAAGGTTTCATTAACTTCTCTGcttggggtgttttgttttgttcttaagCAAATCTAAGCCCTTGTTTTGGAAGGTGAGCGTGCTTTAGTTTTGTAGTGGTGACGCCTTGTGTGAGCTCTGAGTGTATGACTTTTGTCTCTGTGTGTAGCCTCACTGAAGTCAGGGGTGCCAAGATGAGATAGCAGCTCTCCACAGACCTCCCTGTAAGACAGAGTCAAAATCTGCAGTGATGAATTGCAGTCATCATTACTTGTCTGTGTTGGCTGGAGCTAACATTTCCCTATGTGCAGGGATTCATTCCCATGTGCCATCCTGAGCTCAGCACCCTAAGCTGGTAAATCAGGCTGATCTTCCAGTGTAGCAAGTGTGATGGACATCAGTATTGTTATGCTTTAGTTCTGGTACCTGGTTTTGGGAAGACAATTCACAAAGCTGAGGTAAGCTCTAGGAAATTCTTGGCAAAACTGAGACTTTAGCACTTGGATTCCCAGCAGCCAAGCATGCTGAATGGGGAGATTTTAAACCAGATGATTGGAAATGTTCTTTAGGCAACTCTTTTCTGCTCAGTTTTATTGCTTATAGCCTTCACTTAAGCACATTTAGAGTCAGAGAGTCAAAATCTGAAGTGGTCTCTTGTACTTCCTGTGATCCATAAGGGTGAAAGCAGACCCTGGAAGCTGGATCTGTTAGCTCCCCAAATCTGCCCAACCCCACACTGCCTTTCTCCCTCTGACACCTGTGCTGGGCCATTTCAGCTCATGGAATTTGTAGAAAGTGAACCCAGACTTTAAATACAAATTGCTTTATAATTCCTAGCTGCCAGGGGCTCAGCCATGAAAGAAGAACAGAGTTAACTCTGTTAACTCACAGTGTTGAGTTAACATCCTCAACTTAAAACACTTTAACCCCCCACCTATTGATTCCCAAGAGACTGTTTTGTGTTGTGAGGGAAAACAAATGAGATTACATTCCAGCAGAACGAGATTCAATTAATGTGTTTTCCCTTACAACTAGAGAGGACAACCAGGGTGAACACAATTACTGTGGCTCCACCAATAGATACTCATTAAATTGCTGTACCTGCCACTTTCAATTGTGTGATCCAGTCCCCAGGGTTTGGGTTCTTCTGGTTTTTAACAGTTTGAAAGAGATGGAGACAATAGGAGTAGACATACCAAAGTCTTCTCTCGGTCATAATTTAATTTTCGAACCAGAAAGGAGCATTAAGGTAGTTTCAGTCCCATGGGTTTATTTCAAAATTCGATAGGTCCACAGATCCCCACAGCTTTCTCATTATTGATCTTTCCTAACTTCTGGTTAACTGTTAAAAGAAGGGGATCACTTGTTGAGGGATAGGAATGAtgattttttaaactgttttatGCAGTCAGTTGGCCATCCCTGTCATGTATTAAGGTCATTGTGTTTAATTGAAGATGGTggttaaattaaaaaagagtAATTTCTCCTGGCACCTCTTTTTACTAATAGTGAAAATTTGATAAACCATCCCCCCCAAAGTGAATCAAAGTGAAAATAGTATGAATTAGCTTGTGACCTGATTTTTACTGTTTTCAGTGGTTTTGGTGGACTTTTGCTCATGTATTATGGCATTTCACAACAAAGTTTTCCTTGCTTCCCATAAAGCAAATGAGAAATCTGGATGGtgcaattaatttaaattaaaacttcCACTGCATATTTAAGTTTTGTAAGAAATAGTCATGACTAATGAAGTAAGTGTTCAGAtgtaaaaacaggggaagtcAGCTTCAAGATagaaaaaacacagcaaaataaaccaaaaccagGTAATTTATTATTCTATTTGACTCTGCCATTCTCTCTCCTTATGATGTTTAGAAATAAATCAATTCAATCACCAGACTTAAGAGAAAGTTAGGACAATGATAGTCTGTTTTTATTAAGATACAAAAGTTTTGCAATATCTGTCATAAgtcaacatttttttctgagtcGGACTTTAAAAAGTCCTTGTTTGTAATAATCATTGTATAAGCATCAGGGACATTGTACTTATAGACATCAATAAATATTACAGTTACAATAATATTTGCTTGTTATGTGgttatttttttgcaaaatattcAGAACTGAAATCGTAAGATGTCTTAATTGCTCTGAATTAtactgtaaattaaaataagattTCCAATATACTTTTCACAGAAAAAGGGGAAGCATTTAATCTTGTTTTCACATAATCCAGTCATTACTTAGATACATTCAATTCAGTACACGAACTAAAACCAAGTAGGTGGTTTTGGTGCATATCCAAAGGGATGGGTTTGTTCTGAATGTTCGGGTTTACATCATCTGTCCTGGTGGAGTTGGTTGCTGTGCCAAGCATTGCAGTCACAGTGGGAAAGGCCTCGGGAGGGTCCCTGGGGAGAGAGGCAGGTTTTAAGGGCAGGAGAGGTAGGTTAAAGGGGGCTGGTCACTGCCTGGGGGAAGGGACAGCCCCTGGAAAAGACCCAGCTGCCACTTTGCCAGCAAGTGCTGACCCTGTCTGTGCACACAAGGTGGACAAAAGTGCCGTAACTTGTCTCTGCATGAAGGTCTGGAGTTTCTGCTTGTAGGAGCTTGTGGAGCCCAACCTCTTAATTAGTTGGAACAGGAAATTTTAACTGAATGCTTCAGGATCATGTGGTTTATATATGATCTTTATCAACACAGGAGCTCCTAACTGCTGGCCTTCAGAGATAAACATTAAGGGCCTGAAAATAATTGCCTCCCAACATTGACTATTGGGTTTgccttttggtcttcagttgttGTTGCttctttttgctgctttgtgatagattgtttggattttttaacaGAAATCAGGAATCACATGTTTTTGATGCCAGTAGCTGATGCTTTAAGACAACCCAATACCATATATTTATGATAAAGTCATTCTGAGGCTAAAGAAAAGATTCATGCAAGTTAAAACTAAAAGCAGCTGAGTTTGTGAGGTTTACAAAGCTCTCATACTCTTCTTTAGGTCGCCAGTGCTGTATGTGAATGCAACACTGTGACTACTGTTTTCAAGCAGCCTTTCAGAGATGTGTTATAGTGGGAGGTCTATGCAAGCAGGAGATCTGCATATCCTACTTTAGGAACCACAGCTCATTTGCTTGAGGAAAATAATACCAAGAATTAGCTCCAGCCCCTCGTGGCATTTTCTCTTGGGCCTTCAGTGAGAGCTGATACAATTACAGGTGGATGCTTGCAAAATAATTTGGGAGCAACCCACAACACACCAAACAAATCCATTAAATTAGATTTTTCCAGAATTATTTTGGGACTTTCATATAGATCTGGTCCCACTGCACAGAGATGAACTTTATCAGGATAACTTTTCTGGGACAGATTCCAGCAATATTTCCTTGTGGGTTTGGGATGAACATACTGGGCATATTAGATGACTGAGGAAAATGCTAGAACTACTCCATGACAAACTTCTCAGGGTGGTTAGTGTCTAGTCATGCCTCCTCTGTAAAAAAAGCATCATTAGGTGATGTATTTTTATCAGGTAACATGATGGCTTTCTTTATGTGGAGGGAGACGTGAGCAAAATTAGTGGTCTCTGTGGCCCTGTAATGTTCTCTTAAACCATACAAATCAGCCACCACCTGTCTAGTTAAGGACTAGTTTTTCATAAAATACTCTtataagcaaaattttaaaattatgaagaGGGTGCTGGAAAAATTGGTgtagtattttaaaaagtgataaTTCAATTTCCATATGTTGTCTAAGTATGTGTGTGCGTAGTTAAGAAGACATgaaggagattaaaaaaaagaattccttGCTGCAGTGTTTTCCATGGACATGAAATCCTTCAGCCAGTGTCTCTGTCACTATAAATTGGCATAAACTCTGATATCTTAAAACTGTGTTAGTTTATGTGACCCAAGATGACCTCTGGGATTTATGGGACCACTGTGTAAATACCAGACCTGCCAGGACCAAAATAAATAACCCCTTTGGTACATTCCTGGCTCCATGCTTACATCTTACTCCTTGATTTAAGCAACATTGTGTGAAGCAGAGCAGGGGTAAGGGAgccttcagcagctctgcatccaTCCCCAGCAAAACCCCTACCAGGCTGTTGCCATTTTCATCTTGCAGATGGAAACCGATGAAGAGAGAAGCTGTCTCCTTACTGTGGGCTAAAAATGCACTTTGTTTTTGGTGGACAAAAGAGGCAGTGGCAGAGCTTTCCAGCACTAAGTAAGGGGCAAACCCTTCtgagcaacatctgacatgacAAGAAAGCTTTgttcctcccagcccctcacttTCCTGTGGAGTGACACAGAAGGAGAAATGCTcttgcagggctgcagctctgcccttgtgcccacACAGATGCTTCCTTTGTGTCAggacaaaacaaattaaatggTCCCCACTGGCTCCACCTGTGCAACGTGCCCCTCTGCGGGGGTGGGTGGATGGACActcagggatggagctgggcaggcTAAATTGCTAGGAATGTAAATGCCTGAAGAACAggcttttaaaattgttttattttccctctgAGACAGAAAAGGCAGTGATTAAAGACCTTGGCACTTTTTGCCAATCCAAGCTTTATCCAGTGGAAAAATGCAGCAGTCTGGGAGGTGCCAGGGATGCTCCTGGCAGGACTAGCAGAGCGCAGAGCCATTCTTCCCTGCAGCAGGTTTGCTCCACTAGCAGGCATAGCTGCAGGCTGCTATCATCATAAACCTCCAGCTATTTTCATTTCACCAAAACAAATGCAAAGTTTACCTCTAAACAGATATAAAATGCTCTAAAAGAGTTGGGCTTTTTCTCACACAGGGAAGAAAGATGCAGTGAGCCAAGCCCTGTGTGGGTAAAGGTGTGGGGAGAGACaccaggaaaggctgaggagcACTTGCTGGGAGGCTGGGTTGAAGCTGAGAGAACAGCTGCATGTGAGCCTCTGTCACCAGCATTGAATTAGTGGGATGGCTGCAGGGTTGAGGGCCTCAGGCACACAGGTCCAGCCAGGTCTCCCttctgaaggagaaggagctttGGCAGCTCCTTGGCTGAGCAGGGACCATCAGTGGCCAAGGGATGCTCAAGGGTAGAAACAGGCAGTGTGTGGCAGGCAAGCTTTGTCTCacctcagctgcctctgagaTCTGCAGGTGCCCTGTGGAGCTAATCAGCCTCCCGAAACCCCCGACTTCTTAATTTTACTGATTTAAAAATAGCCTCAGGCGCCCtaaggggctgcagctgaggagaCTCCCTTGTAACCCAGCTGGCTGAATGAGCCCTGTAAAAACTCACCTGCTCCTTCAGGTCCTCCACAGGGATGGTTTTTTCCAAGTGTGGtagaaaaagacatttttacatttctgtCTTTGCATGTGCTCCAATTCCTGTGTTTTGACAGAAGGAAACGTGGCACAAGGGGATGGCTACAGGGGATGCCAGTGCTGGCCTACAGCAGAGTTTTGGCAGAAGAAATCCCAACAAGGAGAAGCCAACGGGACTTACTGTAGAGGCCACAGACTCTTCTTCATACTTGCTAACTTCTCAGAGAGCTCCTGCTACTTCTGATGCCATAGGTTAGGGGACTTTGGGTTCTATTTATTTACAATGATGCCATTTTTCATGTGCAGGAGCAGGATAGCTGGTGAGGCTGTTTGGATTCTGACACAGGATGTGTTGAAGGAATTAAGATGAATTCCCCAGGCTGTGCCTCTGAACCCTCTCCTTTGGGCCTTCCCATTCAGCTCTACCAGAAGGCTGTAGGGTGCTCCTGTGGTAAATCTAGAAATCTGCTGGACAAAGCACCAGGCACCTGAGAAGACCTTCTGTGTCTTGTTGACAGCCAATCTAATTATCCCTGTAGTGATtgccacaaacacacacattttgggatcctgaaagaaaaacattgtTTAAAAAGATGAGGTACTTCCAGTTCTGTGAGACAGGGTACTTTTCACTGCTGAGCAGCtacccacagctcctgcagagcatgAGCAGTGTCCATAGATCCACACATTAACTTCTCCTAGCACCCTGCTCAAGTAACCCAGCCTGAGTCTATTCCTTTCAGCTGTGCATCCAGCTCCAGTAATAAGTGTTTAATCCCAGTGCAGCCCAACTGCTGCAGGTCTTACTTCTGAGGGACCCCCCCACAAACTCTGGATGTTTCTATGGGTATCAGCCCCTGTCACTGGGAGCTTCTGACACCATGATGCTGCAGCATGCATTTCTAGATAAAACTCACCTTGGGACATTGCTGAGCAAACTAAATCCAAGTTCTACAAATGCCACATCTTATCAGGGCCATTTTCTTTATTAGTTTTATTGCAAATTGGCTTCAGTCTATTGACTCCTAGAGCATGAAGCCACATCCAGCTAAGTCTTAGAAGCTGAAAACTAAAGGAGATGCAGCTGTTTCTCTCTGGAGCATTCATGAGGTAATAATAGTAACAATAAGGGGAAGGAAAATAGAGCAGTTTCATTGTGATATTTTTTAGAAAGTAAGGATTCCATTGAATATAAAATGGTCATTGATTTTAGGCACTTTGATGGATTAATGTTTGGTTTTCATAGAGTCATTTTCtgagaagagcaggaaaagctgtGTCAAGAGGGAACAACCCTCACTTTGTATGGAGAGGTGTTGCTGAGTAGAAGTGCTGAAGTCCTTTATTGAAATAGGGGTAATTATATTGCACAGGAAACTTGGATTTGAAAGCAGTTCCTCTGATACATTCCTCTTCAGGAGTAATTATCTGCTGCATTCACCAAAGCCCGAAGGCTGATCTCATATCACACTGGATCCT includes:
- the RAP2A gene encoding ras-related protein Rap-2a, producing the protein MREYKVVVLGSGGVGKSALTVQFVTGTFIEKYDPTIEDFYRKEIEVDASPSVLEILDTAGTEQFASMRDLYIKNGQGFILVYSLVNQQSFQDIRPMRDQIIRVKRYEKVPVILVGNKVDLESEREVSLSEGRALAEEWGCPFMETSAKSKTMVDELFAEIVRQMNYAAQPDKDDPCCSACNIQ